One region of uncultured Sulfurimonas sp. genomic DNA includes:
- a CDS encoding BLUF domain-containing protein: MKQIIYTSEATAKVDLEVIDEILDASVGRNKQAGLSGLLVFDGKIFLQCIEGENKKIDELMKRIAKDDRHTNIKILGSKDITQRSFASWSMGYIRDIEAVKKIISQSRDSVDWNYIQAHKVLMEAAKII, encoded by the coding sequence ATGAAGCAGATAATATATACAAGTGAAGCTACTGCCAAAGTTGACCTTGAAGTTATAGATGAAATTTTGGATGCTTCTGTTGGAAGAAATAAACAAGCTGGTTTGTCTGGATTGTTAGTATTTGATGGGAAGATTTTTTTGCAATGCATTGAGGGTGAAAACAAAAAGATTGATGAGCTAATGAAAAGAATCGCAAAAGATGATAGACATACAAATATTAAAATTTTAGGTTCTAAAGATATAACACAAAGAAGTTTTGCAAGTTGGTCTATGGGATACATAAGAGATATAGAAGCTGTTAAAAAAATTATCTCACAATCTCGCGATAGTGTTGATTGGAACTATATTCAAGCGCATAAAGTACTCATGGAAGCCGCAAAAATAATATAA
- the istB gene encoding IS21-like element helper ATPase IstB gives MALNEKIEGQCKELQLPMLNEHHHELSNRAAKEGWKYSEYLYEILKLEADNRASRSRATLTKMAGFPTIKTLEQFDFNFTVGVNRRQIEELSTLEFIKRKENIILLGQSGVGKTHLAIALAYQAVQKRMKARFITISDLILQMGNAKKEKRYDTFIKQAIMAPTLLVIDEIGYFPMNKEDAHHFFQVISRRYERGATIITSNLVFSQWSGIFANDKVVTTAILDRLLHHSHVINILGDSYRLKEKKEEGMVDSDLYKFQTKKSTKGDK, from the coding sequence ATGGCACTAAATGAGAAAATAGAGGGTCAATGTAAAGAGCTACAACTACCTATGTTGAATGAGCATCATCATGAACTATCAAACAGAGCAGCAAAAGAAGGTTGGAAATATAGCGAATACCTTTATGAGATATTAAAGCTTGAAGCAGATAATAGAGCTTCTCGTTCTCGTGCAACACTTACTAAGATGGCAGGATTTCCAACTATAAAAACACTTGAGCAGTTTGACTTTAATTTTACTGTAGGTGTTAACCGCAGACAGATAGAAGAGCTCTCAACTCTTGAGTTCATAAAACGCAAAGAAAACATCATATTGCTTGGTCAATCAGGAGTTGGTAAAACACACTTAGCAATAGCACTTGCATATCAAGCGGTGCAAAAAAGAATGAAAGCTAGGTTTATAACCATCTCTGACCTTATCTTACAAATGGGCAACGCTAAAAAAGAGAAAAGGTATGACACATTTATAAAACAGGCAATTATGGCACCAACACTACTTGTGATAGATGAAATAGGATACTTTCCAATGAATAAAGAAGATGCTCATCACTTCTTTCAAGTAATATCTAGAAGATATGAGCGAGGTGCAACAATTATCACATCTAACCTAGTCTTTAGTCAATGGAGTGGAATATTTGCTAATGATAAAGTTGTTACTACAGCTATACTTGACAGACTTTTACATCACTCTCATGTCATAAATATACTTGGAGATTCTTATAGACTAAAAGAGAAAAAAGAAGAAGGTATGGTAGATTCAGATTTATATAAGTTTCAAACAAAAAAATCAACAAAAGGAGATAAATAA
- a CDS encoding YqhA family protein, which produces MLERLFESSLWSSRFIIILAVLFGLVGAVILFVVASFDIYETAKFVLTTYINHAHPENFHENVVGGIIGAVDLYLIGVVMLLFSFGLYELFISDIDVAKCEEGNENKILTIHSLDQLKDKISKVIVMVLVVGFFQKVGHTQYNGALDMLYFALSITAVAVGLYFLGKVGKSH; this is translated from the coding sequence GTGTTAGAGAGGTTATTTGAAAGTTCTCTTTGGAGCTCTAGATTTATTATTATACTAGCTGTATTATTTGGTCTTGTGGGTGCTGTTATTCTTTTTGTAGTGGCTTCATTTGATATTTATGAAACTGCAAAATTTGTTTTAACAACATACATAAATCATGCTCATCCTGAAAATTTTCATGAAAATGTAGTTGGTGGAATTATTGGTGCAGTAGATTTATATCTAATAGGTGTTGTAATGCTTCTTTTTTCATTCGGTCTTTATGAGCTTTTCATCTCAGATATAGATGTTGCTAAGTGTGAAGAAGGAAATGAAAACAAAATCTTAACTATTCATTCACTTGATCAGCTTAAAGATAAAATTTCAAAAGTAATAGTTATGGTACTTGTTGTTGGATTTTTTCAAAAAGTTGGTCATACGCAATATAATGGCGCGCTAGATATGCTATACTTCGCGCTATCTATAACTGCTGTAGCAGTTGGACTTTATTTTCTTGGAAAAGTTGGAAAAAGTCATTAA
- a CDS encoding SRPBCC family protein encodes MGIYEKKSLIECKVEDLFNFHLDTNNLKVISPKGVKVTLLNEGFIPKEGAVLRLKTVKNFIPMIWEVKIDRLDAPNLLVDIAMKSPFKKWKHSHIFTQIDENLCELKDVVEYTLPFGFLGSFFDFFIQYELKSMFEFRHKVTKKLLEDTL; translated from the coding sequence GTGGGTATCTATGAAAAAAAGTCACTTATAGAGTGTAAGGTTGAAGATTTATTTAATTTTCATCTTGATACAAACAATCTAAAAGTGATAAGCCCTAAAGGGGTAAAAGTAACTCTTTTGAATGAAGGTTTTATACCAAAAGAGGGTGCAGTTCTTCGTCTTAAAACTGTTAAAAATTTCATTCCTATGATATGGGAAGTAAAGATTGATAGACTAGATGCACCAAACTTACTTGTAGATATTGCTATGAAGTCACCGTTTAAAAAGTGGAAGCATTCACACATTTTTACTCAAATAGATGAAAATCTATGTGAGCTTAAAGATGTTGTTGAATATACTTTGCCATTTGGCTTTTTAGGTTCTTTTTTTGACTTTTTCATACAGTATGAACTAAAATCTATGTTTGAATTTAGACATAAAGTTACTAAAAAATTATTAGAAGATACTTTGTGA
- a CDS encoding TIGR03643 family protein, with protein MYKNQDFFNFLYQKNHNIVSITQTQKVGQKVILEYDLNRLIEMAWQDRVSFDIIQKQYGLSENQLKNKMRALISHSAFKRWRKRVKGRVTKHASKLEHKPNRFQGPW; from the coding sequence GTGTATAAGAATCAAGATTTTTTTAATTTTTTATATCAAAAAAATCATAATATTGTATCTATAACACAGACACAAAAAGTAGGTCAAAAAGTCATATTGGAATATGATTTAAATCGCCTTATAGAAATGGCATGGCAAGATAGAGTTTCTTTTGATATTATACAAAAGCAGTATGGACTTAGTGAAAACCAACTTAAAAATAAAATGCGAGCTCTTATCTCACATAGTGCCTTTAAAAGATGGAGAAAAAGAGTAAAAGGAAGAGTCACTAAACATGCATCTAAACTTGAGCATAAACCCAACAGATTTCAGGGACCTTGGTAA
- the istA gene encoding IS21 family transposase: MLKKGEVKMIHKMLKDGLSKVAIARKLGINRNTVTKYAKLPEGYVPVIKRESVSTTVDPYLPNIAMLLEEAHKLGIEIPNTSVYQEIQKLGYRGSLRWMNEVVRSHELRQKVKDEEHLVRFETKKGQQMQVDWVEFPKDGLSAFVATMGYSRASYVEYVTDEKVETLIKCHMNAFSYFGGVPEEGLYDNMKTVIIKRNTYGYGKHKFNEQFRDFAQKHCGMKLKVCKPYRAQTKGKVERFNHYLRYSFHNMFKTRLSIMGYKMTLENANAEVMDWLDFTANSRIHQTTLYKPFDLLAEEQLQLLPLPKPYHGIHPIKATAKSVTQEKEISNRINIHIPTRDLQSYDDFIPMIAYMFVPAYSMGGALWH; encoded by the coding sequence ATGCTTAAAAAAGGTGAAGTAAAAATGATTCATAAAATGCTCAAAGATGGACTGAGTAAAGTTGCAATTGCTCGTAAACTTGGTATTAATAGAAATACAGTTACTAAATATGCCAAGTTACCTGAAGGTTATGTTCCTGTAATAAAAAGAGAGTCTGTATCAACAACTGTAGATCCATATCTTCCTAATATTGCCATGTTACTAGAAGAAGCACATAAGCTTGGAATAGAGATTCCAAACACATCAGTATATCAAGAAATTCAAAAGCTAGGCTATAGAGGTTCTTTACGATGGATGAATGAAGTGGTGCGTAGCCATGAACTCCGTCAAAAAGTTAAAGATGAAGAGCACTTAGTTAGGTTTGAAACTAAAAAAGGTCAGCAGATGCAAGTTGATTGGGTAGAGTTTCCTAAAGATGGTTTATCCGCATTTGTAGCAACAATGGGATACTCAAGAGCCTCTTATGTTGAATATGTAACGGATGAGAAAGTGGAAACACTTATAAAATGTCATATGAATGCTTTTAGTTACTTTGGTGGAGTACCAGAGGAAGGTCTCTATGATAACATGAAGACCGTAATTATAAAACGAAATACTTATGGCTATGGTAAGCATAAGTTTAATGAACAGTTCCGAGACTTTGCCCAGAAGCACTGTGGAATGAAACTAAAAGTTTGTAAACCTTATCGTGCTCAAACTAAAGGAAAAGTGGAGAGGTTTAATCACTATCTTCGATATAGTTTTCATAACATGTTTAAAACCAGACTATCGATAATGGGCTATAAAATGACTTTAGAGAATGCGAATGCAGAGGTTATGGATTGGCTAGACTTCACAGCAAACTCCAGAATACATCAAACAACACTTTATAAGCCATTTGATCTGTTGGCAGAAGAGCAGCTGCAACTGCTACCTCTACCGAAGCCTTATCATGGTATCCACCCAATAAAAGCTACAGCTAAAAGTGTAACACAAGAAAAAGAAATATCCAATAGGATAAATATACATATACCAACAAGAGATTTACAAAGCTATGATGATTTTATTCCAATGATAGCTTATATGTTTGTACCTGCGTATTCTATGGGAGGTGCTTTATGGCACTAA
- a CDS encoding ABC transporter substrate-binding protein, with amino-acid sequence MKIKIALEWFLNPDHLPMMAGVLTGKYKEAGLDVEIIQPKEHYDGFKDLESGNIDIHCNEPLHLYEHYFDGIKSLGCFFETRGGVMIRADRVEKLKANQKIKITTPASNSVTNKIGYEIIKRYAQKNNFVIDRDKVEFVETDFWHLKNMQNDESFDGAWLCFSNFEGIEAKMQGFENLFIDQHESPYPNFSALEFMSTQAIIDEKGEAFCKFIGVTNDMADFVKNHPVEAASIYYDYTKESRSSLMDKIIQDTISKFDTDIKADAQRWRKLYEFLEELELVKLTEQEYEGIWMTPNH; translated from the coding sequence ATGAAGATTAAAATAGCATTAGAATGGTTTTTAAATCCTGATCATCTACCAATGATGGCAGGCGTCCTCACAGGTAAGTATAAAGAAGCAGGTTTGGATGTTGAGATAATTCAACCAAAAGAACATTACGATGGATTTAAAGATTTAGAATCTGGAAATATTGACATACATTGTAATGAGCCCTTGCATCTTTATGAGCACTATTTTGATGGCATAAAATCACTTGGATGCTTTTTTGAGACAAGAGGTGGAGTTATGATACGAGCCGATAGAGTTGAAAAACTAAAAGCAAATCAAAAGATAAAGATAACAACTCCAGCATCTAACAGCGTTACAAATAAGATAGGTTATGAAATCATAAAACGCTATGCTCAAAAAAATAACTTTGTGATAGATAGAGATAAGGTAGAGTTTGTAGAGACTGACTTTTGGCATTTAAAAAATATGCAAAATGATGAGAGTTTTGATGGTGCATGGCTTTGTTTTTCTAACTTTGAGGGTATAGAAGCAAAGATGCAAGGGTTTGAAAATCTTTTCATAGATCAGCATGAGTCGCCTTATCCTAACTTTTCAGCCTTAGAGTTTATGAGTACACAAGCCATCATAGATGAAAAAGGTGAAGCATTTTGTAAGTTTATAGGGGTGACAAATGATATGGCAGATTTTGTGAAAAATCATCCTGTTGAAGCTGCAAGCATCTACTATGACTACACCAAAGAGAGTAGAAGTTCTTTGATGGATAAAATCATACAAGATACTATCTCAAAGTTTGACACAGATATAAAAGCAGATGCACAAAGATGGAGAAAACTCTATGAGTTTTTAGAAGAACTTGAGCTTGTAAAACTTACAGAGCAAGAGTATGAAGGTATTTGGATGACTCCAAATCATTAA
- the hemE gene encoding uroporphyrinogen decarboxylase, protein MSKIFVDACFGKETPYTPVWMMRQAGRYLPQYMKVRAEAGNFLNLCHDPKKACEVTLQPIDIVGVDAAILFSDILVVPDEMGMDLEFIKGFGPKFNDPVRTEADVDRLIGGDEAASKLTYVYETIKLIKEELNNRGGETALIGFTGAPWTLATYMIEGEGTKTYNLCKKMMYSNPALLHKILAKVTEVVKLYMEKQIQAGVDVVQIFDSWAAAIEPGKYDEFSWKYMVEIAEYLKEKYPHIPIIMFPKGIPAFLDKVYGNFDVFGVDWSTPMSLAKEKLGSKYVLQGNMEPCRLYSKEATTECIEVIQETMGSKRHIFNLGHGILPDVPVENAIHFVKECQRVSKI, encoded by the coding sequence ATGAGTAAAATATTTGTAGATGCATGCTTTGGCAAAGAGACTCCATATACTCCGGTTTGGATGATGAGACAAGCAGGTCGTTACTTACCACAATACATGAAAGTTCGTGCAGAAGCAGGAAACTTTTTGAATCTTTGTCATGATCCAAAAAAAGCTTGCGAAGTTACACTTCAACCTATTGACATTGTAGGAGTTGATGCTGCTATATTATTTAGCGATATCTTGGTTGTACCAGATGAAATGGGAATGGATTTAGAATTTATCAAAGGTTTTGGGCCAAAGTTTAATGACCCTGTAAGAACTGAAGCTGACGTAGATAGACTTATCGGTGGTGACGAAGCTGCATCTAAACTTACTTATGTTTATGAAACTATCAAACTTATCAAAGAAGAGTTAAACAATAGAGGCGGAGAAACTGCACTTATAGGTTTTACAGGTGCACCATGGACTTTAGCTACTTATATGATAGAAGGTGAAGGTACAAAAACTTACAATTTATGTAAAAAAATGATGTACTCAAACCCTGCTCTTCTTCATAAAATACTTGCAAAAGTAACTGAAGTTGTAAAACTATATATGGAGAAACAAATCCAAGCTGGTGTAGATGTAGTTCAGATTTTTGACTCATGGGCTGCAGCAATAGAACCTGGAAAATATGATGAATTTTCTTGGAAATATATGGTTGAGATAGCTGAGTACTTAAAAGAAAAATATCCTCATATTCCTATAATAATGTTTCCTAAGGGCATCCCTGCATTTTTAGATAAAGTATATGGAAACTTCGATGTTTTTGGTGTTGATTGGTCAACTCCAATGTCCCTTGCAAAAGAGAAACTCGGGAGTAAATATGTTCTTCAAGGAAATATGGAACCATGTCGTCTTTACTCTAAAGAAGCTACAACAGAGTGCATTGAAGTCATCCAAGAAACTATGGGTTCTAAACGTCATATATTTAATCTTGGTCACGGAATCCTTCCTGATGTTCCGGTAGAGAACGCTATACACTTTGTAAAAGAGTGTCAAAGAGTTAGTAAAATATAA
- a CDS encoding tyrosine-type recombinase/integrase has translation MGVDGKTKTESSNRTIDILDSLVPYLKNQFELTGELNSYVFLNRDNKPIYDIKRIRENGWKKTLKSCDIEYRTIYQTRHSFSTMMLEGGEDILWLSNMLGHTDSSMTLSKYTHYIKKTEKKRGQFLNQRLSSISLETIPKEKLVA, from the coding sequence ATGGGTGTTGATGGTAAAACAAAAACAGAATCTAGTAATAGGACGATTGATATTTTAGATTCATTAGTTCCATACTTGAAAAATCAGTTTGAACTAACTGGTGAACTTAATTCGTATGTGTTTTTAAATAGAGACAATAAACCTATTTACGACATCAAAAGAATCAGAGAGAATGGATGGAAAAAGACTTTAAAGTCTTGTGATATTGAGTATAGAACGATATACCAGACACGTCATTCATTCAGTACAATGATGTTAGAAGGAGGGGAGGATATTCTTTGGTTATCAAATATGTTGGGACATACAGATTCATCTATGACACTTTCTAAATATACTCACTATATTAAGAAGACAGAGAAAAAAAGAGGACAGTTTTTAAATCAAAGACTTTCTTCTATTAGTCTTGAAACGATACCGAAGGAGAAACTAGTTGCATAA
- a CDS encoding radical SAM protein encodes MQTIFGPINSRRFGSSLGVDLSPALKQCNFDCLYCELAPSATVDAQKHSVSVKQIINDLKKHLNDNIDVITLTANGEPTLYPHLDELIEKIDAIKNTTETLILTNSATLVNEQTFNTLLKLDQVKLSLDAISNDVFKKIDRPHTNIEVDEVVKKVQEFSKIYKGKLFIEILFVHGLNDTKEEISKLNSALLNINATRVDLGTIDRPPAYTVVGVSYKELYEISLMFDSSIPIHIASRVHAQANNCLYSKEEILNTLDKRPLTIEDINLLFDDISKNNLNELIKEKKIVKKTVGNLEFLLLDANIKRKRKK; translated from the coding sequence ATGCAAACTATTTTTGGTCCTATAAACTCAAGAAGATTTGGTTCTTCTTTGGGTGTTGACCTCTCCCCTGCCCTTAAACAATGCAATTTTGATTGTCTTTACTGTGAATTAGCTCCCTCTGCAACTGTAGATGCGCAAAAACATAGTGTTAGTGTTAAACAAATTATTAACGATTTAAAAAAACACTTAAATGACAATATAGATGTAATAACTCTAACAGCAAATGGAGAACCTACTCTTTATCCGCATCTTGATGAGCTTATTGAAAAAATAGATGCTATTAAAAACACTACTGAGACTCTTATATTAACAAACAGTGCTACGCTAGTAAATGAACAAACATTTAACACTCTTCTAAAACTTGATCAAGTTAAGCTTTCTTTAGATGCGATAAGTAATGATGTATTTAAAAAAATAGACAGACCTCATACAAACATAGAAGTTGATGAAGTTGTAAAAAAAGTTCAAGAATTTAGTAAAATTTACAAAGGCAAACTCTTTATAGAGATCCTTTTCGTTCATGGCTTAAATGACACAAAAGAAGAGATATCAAAACTCAATTCTGCTCTTTTAAATATAAATGCTACAAGAGTTGATTTAGGAACTATTGACAGACCACCAGCCTATACAGTTGTTGGAGTTAGCTATAAGGAATTATATGAAATTTCACTGATGTTTGATAGCTCAATACCTATACATATAGCATCTAGAGTTCATGCTCAAGCAAACAATTGTTTGTATTCAAAAGAAGAGATTTTAAACACCCTAGACAAAAGACCTTTAACCATAGAAGATATAAATTTACTTTTTGATGATATCAGCAAAAATAATTTAAATGAACTCATAAAAGAGAAAAAAATCGTAAAAAAAACTGTTGGAAATCTTGAGTTTTTGCTACTAGATGCAAATATTAAAAGAAAACGCAAAAAGTAG
- a CDS encoding GNAT family N-acetyltransferase, whose amino-acid sequence MPSIISLNDISRSKFDRLKKSFSCENIELEKHIKQYAFNHQKEGLFQTYFYVDDNENFLGYISVSIATIERTTIDDELDISSSIKYSIPAVKITRLCVFDNFCNKGIGSILMTFANILAIVQQKKIGCRALIVDSKFEAIEFYKRFGFVEIDKEENSDTMFMVFDIAKPSEVKEITSELISFCEVFNQNELIEVLR is encoded by the coding sequence ATGCCTTCAATAATAAGTCTTAATGATATTTCACGAAGTAAATTTGATAGGCTAAAAAAGAGTTTTTCTTGTGAAAACATAGAACTTGAAAAGCATATCAAACAATATGCTTTTAATCATCAGAAAGAGGGATTATTTCAAACATATTTTTATGTAGATGATAATGAAAACTTTTTAGGTTATATCTCTGTTTCTATTGCTACTATAGAAAGAACTACAATAGATGATGAACTTGATATATCTTCATCTATAAAATACTCTATCCCTGCAGTAAAGATAACTAGACTATGTGTATTTGATAATTTTTGTAATAAAGGTATTGGAAGTATTTTAATGACTTTTGCAAATATTTTAGCAATAGTCCAACAAAAGAAAATAGGATGTCGTGCTTTAATAGTTGATAGTAAATTTGAAGCAATAGAATTTTATAAAAGATTTGGATTTGTTGAGATTGATAAAGAAGAGAATAGTGATACGATGTTTATGGTTTTTGATATAGCAAAACCAAGTGAGGTTAAAGAGATAACAAGTGAACTTATTTCGTTTTGTGAAGTATTTAATCAGAATGAGTTAATAGAGGTTTTGAGATAA
- a CDS encoding PAS domain S-box protein produces the protein MLKKLSEKNKTLLFVISSLFIFSLILIVTIYVNQKNKLEKLEEQYYKNTKKSYEKILEKHKAFYEFRLKSNIKSQGVLEAFAKRDKEKLFELIQGRWSVLKEENKYLKIMHFHLPNGESFLRMHKPEKYGDNIAKRRAMADAMHKVKKPLYGFEAGTYMLAYRNFLPIFYKNEYIGAVEFGSRPDQILHEINYYNNIKGSLFVKDDKIIEYKEKSDLTIDGFRLQYSTLENENLIRIFALDNHLKKDTTFEINDKTYAVYIFNLGDYKGKTSAKAVFFHDITDVKAEFINTLTKLCILIICLLGILITVINLGFKSTIEKIEKTNQELDKNKKFTNSILTNSAHAIIASDLNGKITLFNKKAQELLGYSSDELVGKTTPLIFHKQSEIIQRAEIFSNQFHIKLEPNFEVLITKTNNEMLNDDEWTYITKNGVEVPVSLHITTLTDLDGNVNGYLGIAEDIRAKKILENNLQEQKNELETIFQTTKDGIAILDLETNFLFFNDAYLKMTGFTKDELLQKNCTELSAVEYLDKTKKTILEVLEKGHVENFEKTCIVKNGKRVKINMSISLMPDGQKLLLSARDITESKEKERLISEYVKLIDKNIITSSTDLDGNITYVSEAFCKISNYTKEELLGKNHKIIKHPDASNNPYNDLWKTITNNETWTGELKNKTKNGGYYWVQATISPIFNEAKEKIGYTAIRQDITDKKRVELISITDGLTNIYNRRHFNDIFPKMIKDAKHSNELLSLLIIDIDHFKDYNDTYGHQMGDIALIEVAQTIQNSLNKSDDYCFRLGGEEFGVLYKTKTKNDSLNFANKIKQNIEKLHIEHSKNSASNYITASMGLVCKNALEMQSDDTIYKETDDLLYKAKESGRNRVVTNLI, from the coding sequence ATGTTAAAAAAACTCTCTGAAAAAAACAAAACCCTGCTATTTGTTATAAGTTCATTGTTTATATTTTCACTAATACTTATAGTCACTATTTATGTCAATCAAAAAAATAAATTAGAAAAACTAGAAGAACAATACTACAAAAACACAAAGAAATCTTACGAAAAAATTTTAGAAAAACATAAAGCTTTTTATGAGTTTAGATTAAAATCAAACATAAAATCTCAAGGAGTCTTAGAAGCATTTGCTAAAAGAGATAAAGAGAAACTTTTTGAGTTAATCCAAGGAAGATGGAGTGTTCTTAAAGAAGAAAATAAATACTTAAAAATCATGCATTTTCATTTACCTAATGGAGAGTCATTTTTAAGAATGCACAAACCAGAAAAGTATGGAGACAATATAGCAAAAAGAAGAGCTATGGCAGATGCTATGCACAAAGTTAAAAAGCCTTTGTATGGTTTTGAAGCTGGTACTTATATGTTAGCATATAGAAACTTTCTACCTATCTTTTATAAAAATGAGTACATAGGTGCGGTTGAATTTGGAAGCAGACCAGATCAAATTTTGCATGAAATTAATTATTACAACAATATAAAGGGTTCACTCTTTGTAAAAGATGACAAAATTATAGAGTATAAAGAAAAAAGTGATCTTACTATAGATGGTTTTAGACTTCAATATTCAACGCTTGAAAATGAAAATCTTATAAGAATTTTTGCCTTGGATAATCACTTAAAAAAAGATACTACTTTTGAAATAAATGATAAAACTTACGCTGTTTACATCTTTAACTTAGGTGATTATAAAGGTAAAACAAGTGCAAAAGCTGTTTTCTTTCACGATATCACAGATGTAAAAGCTGAGTTTATAAATACACTTACAAAACTCTGTATATTAATCATATGCTTATTAGGAATTTTAATTACGGTTATAAATTTAGGATTTAAAAGCACTATTGAAAAAATAGAAAAAACAAATCAAGAGTTAGATAAAAATAAAAAATTTACAAACTCTATACTTACTAACTCTGCTCATGCCATAATTGCAAGTGATTTAAATGGCAAAATTACTTTATTTAATAAAAAAGCTCAAGAATTATTGGGTTACAGCAGTGATGAACTTGTAGGCAAAACTACTCCTTTAATATTTCACAAACAATCAGAAATTATACAAAGAGCAGAAATTTTCTCAAATCAATTTCACATAAAACTAGAACCTAATTTTGAAGTTTTAATTACAAAAACAAACAATGAGATGCTAAACGATGATGAATGGACTTACATCACAAAAAATGGCGTTGAAGTTCCTGTTTCTTTACATATAACTACTCTAACAGATTTGGATGGTAATGTTAATGGTTACTTAGGCATTGCAGAAGATATTAGAGCAAAAAAAATATTAGAAAATAATTTACAAGAGCAGAAAAATGAGTTAGAAACAATATTTCAAACTACTAAAGATGGGATAGCCATCCTAGATTTGGAAACAAATTTTTTATTTTTCAATGATGCATATTTAAAAATGACTGGTTTTACTAAAGATGAATTGTTGCAAAAAAACTGTACTGAGCTTTCAGCTGTAGAGTATTTGGACAAAACAAAAAAAACTATTTTAGAAGTTCTAGAAAAAGGTCATGTTGAAAATTTTGAAAAGACTTGTATAGTTAAGAATGGAAAAAGAGTGAAGATAAATATGTCTATTTCACTAATGCCAGATGGACAAAAGTTACTTCTCTCAGCAAGAGATATAACTGAGTCAAAAGAAAAAGAGAGATTAATAAGTGAATATGTAAAACTCATTGATAAAAATATCATAACATCTTCAACTGATTTAGATGGAAATATAACCTATGTATCTGAAGCATTTTGTAAAATCTCAAACTACACAAAAGAAGAATTATTGGGTAAAAATCACAAAATTATTAAGCATCCTGATGCATCCAACAACCCTTATAATGACTTATGGAAAACTATAACAAACAATGAAACTTGGACAGGTGAACTTAAAAATAAAACTAAGAATGGCGGTTATTATTGGGTTCAAGCTACTATTTCTCCTATATTTAATGAAGCAAAAGAAAAGATAGGTTATACGGCTATTAGACAAGATATTACAGACAAAAAAAGAGTTGAACTTATCTCCATCACTGATGGACTTACAAATATTTACAATAGACGTCATTTTAATGATATTTTTCCAAAGATGATTAAAGATGCAAAACACTCAAATGAACTTCTATCTTTACTAATTATAGATATAGATCATTTCAAAGACTACAACGATACTTATGGTCATCAAATGGGAGATATTGCCCTAATAGAAGTTGCTCAAACAATTCAAAACTCTTTAAATAAATCAGATGATTATTGTTTTAGACTCGGAGGTGAAGAGTTTGGAGTTTTATATAAAACAAAAACTAAAAATGATTCTTTAAATTTTGCAAATAAAATTAAACAAAACATAGAAAAACTTCATATAGAACACTCTAAGAATAGTGCTAGCAACTACATCACTGCATCTATGGGACTTGTTTGCAAAAATGCCCTAGAGATGCAAAGTGATGATACTATATATAAAGAGACTGATGATCTTCTATACAAGGCTAAAGAGTCTGGTAGAAATAGAGTAGTAACGAATTTAATATAA
- a CDS encoding BREX system Lon protease-like protein BrxL: MTPLPEVFRKSAFLDRFHGFIKGWEMPRMNQSMILDGNTLNVEYFSEILHLLREDVSFSPIVNSILDVPPHADTRDVNAVKRLTTAYLKLLFPHVESIDDIDMDEFKLFCFDEAYKKRGVIRKQIHQIDREFSEDLPDIKVVH; the protein is encoded by the coding sequence TTGACACCTTTACCTGAAGTATTTAGAAAATCTGCTTTTTTAGATAGATTTCATGGCTTTATTAAGGGATGGGAAATGCCTAGAATGAATCAAAGTATGATTCTAGATGGAAATACATTAAATGTTGAATATTTTAGTGAAATTCTACATTTATTAAGGGAAGATGTGTCTTTTTCTCCTATTGTTAATTCTATTTTAGATGTACCACCTCATGCTGATACAAGAGATGTTAATGCAGTAAAACGATTAACTACAGCTTATTTAAAATTACTATTTCCTCATGTTGAATCAATAGATGATATTGACATGGATGAATTTAAACTATTTTGCTTTGATGAAGCATATAAAAAAAGAGGTGTTATACGAAAACAAATACATCAAATAGATAGAGAATTTAGTGAAGACTTACCTGATATTAAAGTAGTTCATTAA